One Sphingopyxis macrogoltabida genomic region harbors:
- a CDS encoding WHG domain-containing protein — MKRAPRSRQRHDLYAKYHDYDSEISDLLGECGLMLTPPPKLEVSGDPWASEAGSKILNLLLACLRSSQEEGYLPGIDLKRYSFMYGSAVHGALSFILQNREMEESARWDASREAIDTLMDVIAATRCVECGSS, encoded by the coding sequence ATGAAACGCGCCCCTCGCAGCCGTCAACGCCATGATTTATATGCGAAATATCACGATTACGACAGCGAAATCAGCGACTTACTTGGAGAATGTGGGTTGATGCTTACGCCACCGCCAAAGCTCGAGGTCAGCGGTGATCCATGGGCAAGCGAAGCTGGTAGCAAGATACTGAATCTGCTGCTGGCTTGTCTGCGCAGCTCTCAGGAAGAAGGCTATTTGCCCGGCATTGACCTGAAGCGATACAGCTTCATGTATGGGTCAGCTGTCCACGGCGCTTTGAGCTTCATCTTGCAGAATCGAGAAATGGAAGAATCTGCCAGATGGGACGCATCGCGAGAAGCCATCGACACACTGATGGATGTCATCGCAGCGACGCGATGTGTCGAGTGCGGCTCGTCATGA
- a CDS encoding IS1380-like element ISPme1 family transposase, with protein MDHLEGAGLARGDRVDFDRRVRLEFRGAQISSDGGLLVMRELDDVLGLSNLASEALRDSRTGKNTLHRLDGLFRQSVFGRLAGYEDVNDADRLALDPVMRQVVGGRAVEAQAASASQMGRFETETLALAANRAALADLNGQWIDRFHDRNGLKYIVLDMDSSVSPTHGDQEGTAWNGHFDCTCYHPIFLFNQFGMLERCALRNGNVHSADGWRDVLDPVIARYAGRDLGGRFFRADAAYAIPAIYMRLEEARFFYAIRLPANAVLREKIAHRLTRPVGRPSLTKVKRFFEDFEYQAASWDKPRRVIAKIEWHPGELFPKVGFIVTNLPMEPDWVVRFYNQRGTAEQHIKEGKYAFRWTRLSCRKFRHNEVRLQLHALAYNLATFLRCIELPEAMADWSLTSLQLKLIKIGARVVRHARAITFQLAEVAVTGPMVRAVLAAIRRLRTPPSCA; from the coding sequence ATGGATCACCTGGAGGGTGCGGGCTTGGCGCGGGGAGATCGGGTTGATTTCGACCGCCGTGTGCGTCTGGAGTTCCGTGGTGCGCAGATCAGTTCAGACGGTGGCCTGCTGGTGATGCGCGAGCTTGATGACGTGCTCGGCCTGTCCAATCTGGCGTCGGAGGCGCTGCGAGACAGCCGCACCGGGAAGAACACGCTCCATCGGCTTGACGGATTGTTCCGGCAATCGGTGTTCGGACGACTGGCCGGATACGAGGATGTGAACGATGCCGACCGCTTGGCCCTCGATCCCGTGATGCGTCAGGTCGTTGGCGGCAGGGCCGTCGAGGCGCAAGCTGCTTCGGCATCGCAGATGGGACGGTTCGAGACCGAGACGCTGGCTCTGGCCGCGAACCGGGCGGCGCTGGCCGATCTGAACGGCCAATGGATCGACCGGTTTCATGACCGCAACGGGTTGAAATACATCGTGCTGGACATGGACAGCTCGGTCAGCCCCACCCACGGCGATCAGGAAGGTACTGCCTGGAACGGGCATTTCGACTGCACCTGCTATCACCCCATCTTCTTGTTCAACCAGTTTGGCATGCTGGAGCGCTGCGCCCTGCGTAACGGCAATGTCCACAGCGCCGATGGCTGGCGGGATGTCCTTGATCCCGTCATTGCCCGATATGCTGGCCGCGACCTTGGTGGACGCTTCTTCCGGGCCGACGCTGCCTACGCGATCCCCGCGATCTATATGCGGCTGGAAGAAGCCAGGTTCTTCTACGCCATCCGTCTGCCCGCCAACGCCGTCTTGCGCGAGAAGATCGCGCATCGGCTGACACGGCCCGTGGGACGGCCTTCGCTGACCAAGGTCAAACGGTTCTTCGAGGACTTCGAGTATCAGGCGGCGTCCTGGGACAAGCCGCGCCGCGTCATCGCCAAGATCGAATGGCATCCGGGCGAGCTGTTCCCCAAAGTCGGCTTCATCGTCACCAACCTGCCGATGGAGCCAGACTGGGTGGTGAGGTTCTACAACCAGCGCGGCACCGCAGAGCAGCACATCAAGGAAGGCAAATATGCCTTTCGCTGGACGCGGCTGTCATGCCGGAAGTTCCGGCACAACGAGGTGCGGCTGCAACTGCACGCGCTGGCCTACAACCTGGCAACCTTCCTGCGCTGCATCGAACTGCCCGAGGCCATGGCGGACTGGTCGTTGACCAGCCTGCAACTCAAGCTGATCAAGATCGGCGCCCGCGTCGTCCGCCACGCCCGCGCCATTACCTTCCAGTTGGCCGAGGTCGCCGTCACCGGCCCGATGGTGCGGGCCGTCCTTGCCGCCATCCGCCGTCTTCGAACGCCTCCGTCATGCGCATGA
- a CDS encoding IS3 family transposase (programmed frameshift), with translation MKPKSSLKKSGPKAPAERVVKDIRRATRRHFSAEDKIRIVLEGLRGEDSIAELCRKEGIAQSLYYTWSKEFMEAGKRRLAGDTARAATTGEVHDLRREARALKECVADLTLENRLLKKHGRGWGRRRMRYPASEKLEIIRIVEQSHLPAKRTLDQLGIARRTFYRWYDRYLEGGPEALEDRPSAPSRVWNRIGDDIRDQIVEMALETTELSPRELAVRFTDEKRYFVSEATVYRLLKAHGLITSPAFVVIKAADQFHTKTTRPNEMWQTDFTYFKIIGWGWLYLSTVLDDFSRYIIAWKLCTNMRAEDVTDTLDLALAASGCDSATVLHKPRLLSDNGPSYIAGELAEYIEANKMTHVRGAPMHPQTQGKIERWHQTLKNRILLENYFLPGDLETQIEAFIDHYNHRRYHESLGNVTPADAYFGRAPAIIKQRERIKRQTIEYRRLQHRKFAA, from the exons ATGAAGCCCAAATCCTCCTTGAAGAAATCGGGGCCGAAGGCCCCTGCTGAGCGGGTGGTGAAGGACATACGGCGTGCGACGCGCCGGCACTTCTCTGCAGAGGACAAAATCAGGATCGTGCTGGAAGGCCTGCGCGGCGAGGACAGCATTGCCGAGCTGTGCCGCAAGGAAGGCATCGCCCAGAGCCTTTACTACACCTGGTCGAAAGAGTTTATGGAAGCGGGCAAGCGCCGCCTGGCGGGCGACACCGCGCGTGCCGCGACCACCGGCGAGGTGCACGACCTGCGCCGCGAAGCCCGGGCGCTCAAGGAATGCGTGGCCGACCTGACACTCGAAAACCGCCTGCTC AAAAAGCATGGTCGGGGATGGGGGCGACGACGAATGAGGTATCCGGCATCCGAGAAGCTGGAGATCATCCGGATCGTCGAGCAATCGCACCTGCCTGCCAAACGCACGCTGGACCAGCTCGGCATTGCCCGCCGGACCTTCTATCGCTGGTACGACCGCTACCTCGAAGGCGGGCCGGAGGCGCTGGAGGATCGGCCATCGGCGCCGAGCCGGGTGTGGAATCGCATCGGTGACGACATCCGGGACCAGATCGTCGAGATGGCGCTGGAGACGACCGAGCTATCCCCTCGCGAACTGGCGGTGCGGTTCACCGACGAGAAGCGCTACTTCGTGTCGGAAGCCACGGTTTACCGCCTGCTCAAGGCCCATGGTCTGATAACCAGCCCGGCCTTCGTCGTGATCAAGGCGGCCGACCAGTTCCACACCAAAACCACGCGGCCGAACGAGATGTGGCAGACCGACTTCACCTACTTCAAGATCATCGGGTGGGGCTGGCTGTACCTGTCGACCGTGCTCGACGACTTCTCGCGCTACATCATTGCCTGGAAGCTGTGCACCAACATGCGGGCCGAGGACGTGACCGACACGCTGGACCTCGCCCTGGCGGCTTCCGGCTGCGACAGCGCCACGGTGCTGCACAAGCCCCGGCTGCTCAGCGACAACGGCCCGAGCTACATCGCCGGCGAACTGGCCGAATATATCGAGGCCAACAAGATGACCCATGTCCGCGGTGCCCCGATGCACCCGCAAACCCAGGGCAAGATCGAGCGCTGGCACCAGACCCTGAAGAACCGCATCCTGCTCGAAAATTACTTCCTGCCTGGCGATCTTGAAACCCAGATCGAGGCCTTCATCGACCATTATAATCACCGCCGATACCACGAAAGCCTCGGTAACGTGACGCCCGCTGACGCCTACTTCGGCAGGGCACCGGCCATCATCAAACAGCGCGAAAGGATCAAACGACAGACCATCGAATATCGGCGCTTGCAGCACCGAAAGTTCGCCGCCTAA
- a CDS encoding DUF1156 domain-containing protein, producing MATSDAAFRGGACPTPEYTIAYTGNYTTSADANSTGNFGGAVEWVSKVLEYFVPRETGTVVQKEAQELDGVPSGAVFSTDPPYYDNINYADLSDYFYIWMKKTIGVIFPENFSTVQTPKSSELVASPYRHGGKVSAEEFFMNGMSRAMVRIADTTNPDFPATIYYAFKQSEIEKEGISSTGWATFLEAVIRAGQVVVGTWPMRTERDTGFKAGKNVLANSVVLVCRKKESTAEVITRAEFIRALKRELPPAIAELQAANIAPADMPQSAIGPGMGVFSRYKAVLESDDNPMSVKTALQLINKELDEYLGGIQGEFDPDTRFAITWFEQNGLKTGEYGTANSIATARGISVESVKHAGIVESAAGKVRILSRDELDEDWQPHNDGHLTVWECLQHLVRLYEKDGISHETAVLLKKISAQAEAVKDLAYCLYDISANKRKDAKEATAYNALIADWAELTKAAAAIHDTSGDRQTRLDI from the coding sequence GTGGCCACCAGCGACGCCGCATTCCGGGGTGGGGCATGCCCCACCCCGGAATACACCATCGCCTACACCGGAAATTACACCACGAGCGCGGACGCTAACTCAACGGGTAATTTCGGTGGGGCCGTTGAATGGGTTTCCAAGGTCTTGGAATATTTTGTGCCGAGAGAAACCGGAACTGTTGTTCAAAAAGAAGCCCAGGAATTGGACGGAGTGCCAAGCGGAGCGGTATTTTCCACCGACCCTCCATATTATGACAACATAAACTATGCCGACTTATCCGACTATTTCTACATATGGATGAAAAAAACTATTGGAGTCATTTTCCCGGAAAACTTTTCTACCGTCCAAACTCCTAAGTCTTCTGAGCTGGTAGCCTCGCCGTATCGGCATGGCGGAAAGGTTTCGGCGGAAGAGTTTTTTATGAATGGGATGTCGCGAGCGATGGTAAGAATTGCTGATACGACAAATCCCGATTTTCCGGCGACAATTTATTACGCCTTTAAGCAGAGTGAAATTGAAAAAGAAGGAATTTCATCAACAGGTTGGGCCACTTTTCTGGAGGCGGTTATTCGCGCTGGACAAGTTGTTGTTGGCACATGGCCTATGCGAACTGAGCGGGACACTGGCTTCAAGGCTGGTAAAAATGTGCTTGCAAACTCGGTCGTCTTGGTATGCCGGAAAAAGGAAAGCACGGCAGAGGTTATTACTCGTGCGGAGTTCATCCGCGCGCTGAAGCGCGAACTGCCACCGGCGATCGCCGAGCTGCAGGCTGCTAACATCGCACCAGCAGACATGCCGCAATCAGCCATCGGACCTGGCATGGGCGTATTCTCGCGATACAAGGCTGTGCTTGAGTCAGACGATAATCCGATGAGCGTTAAAACAGCGCTCCAGCTGATTAACAAGGAACTCGACGAGTATCTGGGCGGCATCCAAGGTGAGTTTGATCCAGATACGCGCTTCGCCATCACGTGGTTCGAGCAGAACGGGTTGAAGACTGGTGAGTACGGTACGGCCAACAGCATCGCCACGGCACGCGGCATCTCAGTTGAGAGCGTCAAGCACGCGGGTATCGTTGAAAGCGCTGCCGGCAAGGTGCGAATCCTTAGCCGAGACGAACTCGACGAAGATTGGCAACCGCACAACGATGGCCACCTAACGGTGTGGGAGTGTCTCCAACATCTGGTACGTCTGTACGAGAAGGATGGCATTTCGCACGAGACCGCTGTTCTTTTGAAAAAGATCAGCGCCCAGGCCGAGGCAGTAAAGGATCTCGCCTACTGCCTCTACGACATCAGCGCCAACAAGCGGAAGGATGCGAAAGAGGCCACGGCCTACAACGCTCTGATCGCCGATTGGGCCGAGTTGACCAAGGCGGCTGCGGCCATCCACGACACGAGCGGGGATCGTCAGACCCGCTTGGATATTTGA
- a CDS encoding IS256-like element ISSpma2 family transposase, translating into MTEDRLLIEELAAKGGQPDFLRTIAENVLQLIMEADVDGLIGAGRHERSSERATWRNGYRDRSLDTRVGTLNLKIPKLRAGSYFPGFLEPRKMVEKALVAVIQEAWIGGVSTRRVDELVQAMGMTGISKSTVSKLCKDIDERVHAFLKRPLTGEWPYLWLDATYLKVREGGRIISVAAIIAMAVNTEGRREIVGLHIGPSEAEVFWSDFLKDLVRRGLTGVKLVISDAHEGLKGAITRVMGATWQRCRVHFMRNALSYVPKGQNTVVAAAIRQVFLQPDQKSATQVWRQVADQLRTRWPKLGACMDEAETDVLAYTGFPTQHRTKLHSTNPLERLNKEVKRRADVVGIFPNEDSIIRLVGAVLMEQNDEWQLQHRYMQIEGMAELNQPMIEEENQPLHITAKAA; encoded by the coding sequence ATGACCGAGGACAGATTACTGATCGAAGAGCTGGCTGCAAAGGGCGGCCAACCGGATTTTTTGCGCACCATCGCCGAGAACGTGCTGCAGCTGATCATGGAGGCCGACGTTGATGGCCTGATCGGCGCGGGTCGCCACGAACGCAGCAGCGAGCGCGCGACCTGGCGCAACGGCTATCGCGACCGTTCGCTGGATACCCGGGTAGGCACGCTGAACCTGAAAATCCCCAAGCTGCGTGCTGGGTCCTATTTTCCGGGCTTCCTTGAGCCCCGCAAGATGGTCGAGAAAGCGCTGGTTGCGGTGATCCAGGAAGCGTGGATCGGCGGGGTCAGCACCCGGCGGGTCGATGAACTCGTCCAGGCCATGGGCATGACCGGCATCTCCAAGTCCACCGTCTCCAAGCTTTGCAAGGACATTGACGAGCGCGTCCATGCCTTTCTGAAACGCCCGCTCACCGGCGAATGGCCGTATCTCTGGCTCGATGCCACCTATCTCAAGGTACGCGAAGGCGGGCGGATCATCAGCGTTGCCGCAATAATCGCCATGGCCGTCAACACCGAGGGCCGGCGCGAGATCGTCGGCCTGCATATCGGCCCCTCGGAAGCGGAGGTCTTCTGGTCCGACTTCCTGAAGGACCTTGTTCGGCGCGGTCTTACCGGCGTGAAGCTGGTCATCTCCGATGCTCACGAGGGCCTCAAGGGCGCGATCACCCGCGTCATGGGCGCCACCTGGCAGCGCTGCCGGGTGCACTTCATGCGCAATGCCCTGTCCTATGTGCCCAAGGGCCAGAACACTGTCGTCGCCGCCGCGATCCGCCAGGTCTTCCTGCAGCCCGATCAGAAAAGCGCAACGCAGGTCTGGCGACAGGTCGCCGACCAGTTGCGCACCCGTTGGCCCAAGCTCGGCGCCTGCATGGACGAGGCCGAAACCGACGTGCTCGCCTACACCGGCTTCCCCACCCAGCACCGCACGAAGTTACACTCAACCAATCCGCTCGAGCGGCTCAACAAGGAGGTCAAGCGCCGCGCCGACGTCGTCGGAATCTTCCCGAACGAAGACAGCATCATCCGCCTCGTCGGGGCTGTGCTGATGGAGCAGAACGACGAGTGGCAGCTCCAGCACCGATACATGCAGATCGAAGGCATGGCCGAACTCAACCAACCCATGATCGAGGAGGAAAATCAGCCCCTACACATCACCGCCAAAGCCGCCTGA
- a CDS encoding DUF1156 domain-containing protein, which yields MKKKLIEVALPLEAINAASVREKSIRHGHPSTLHLYWARRPLAACRAVLFAQLVDDPSSHSDQFPTLEDQERERQRLFTIIEDLVKWENSTNEEVLERARSEIRKSCGGELPPVYDPFSGGGSIPLEAQRLGLPAYGSDLNPVAVMIGKAMVEIPPKFRDLSPIHPGLKERSFYRNVEGLAEDVKYYGEWMREKAWERIGHLYPQVDLPKEYGGGKGTVIAWIWTRTVPSPDPAFADVQVPIASSFVLSTKAGKEAWVEPIVDKQAKTICYSMHSGGTASQIALAKEGTKAGRGANFRCVISNTAIPTEYIKNCGMSGKMGRALMGVVVERKGGMIFVAPDEIQEKVARSAEPDWRPDVQLPNDPRNFWTVDYGIANFGDLFTTRQLVALNCFAGLVSAVVDKATQDASKAGMAVDNLGLASNGGAARAYGEAVGFYLGLAIGRSANYWSSQTPWGGGFIVQTFGRQSLPMVWDYAEANVFSSSTGVASVKVV from the coding sequence ATGAAGAAAAAACTGATTGAGGTCGCGCTTCCATTAGAGGCAATTAACGCCGCTTCGGTGCGGGAAAAATCAATTCGCCATGGCCATCCCTCCACGCTTCACCTGTATTGGGCACGTCGCCCACTTGCTGCGTGCCGAGCCGTTCTGTTTGCACAACTGGTGGATGATCCCTCCAGCCATTCAGATCAGTTCCCTACCCTCGAAGATCAGGAGCGTGAGCGCCAGCGGCTATTCACCATCATTGAGGACTTAGTGAAATGGGAGAACTCGACCAACGAGGAGGTTCTGGAGCGTGCCCGCAGCGAAATCCGCAAGAGCTGCGGGGGCGAACTGCCGCCGGTCTATGATCCCTTCTCGGGTGGTGGGTCGATCCCTCTAGAGGCGCAGCGCCTCGGTCTGCCTGCCTATGGGTCTGACTTGAATCCGGTCGCGGTCATGATCGGCAAGGCAATGGTCGAGATCCCACCGAAGTTTAGAGATTTGTCCCCCATTCATCCCGGTCTCAAGGAGCGATCGTTCTACCGCAATGTCGAAGGATTGGCCGAGGACGTGAAATACTACGGCGAATGGATGCGCGAGAAAGCATGGGAGCGTATCGGCCATCTATATCCGCAAGTGGACCTACCGAAGGAGTATGGCGGCGGGAAAGGAACAGTGATCGCTTGGATTTGGACTCGAACCGTTCCCAGTCCAGACCCCGCCTTTGCGGACGTGCAGGTTCCAATTGCTTCGAGCTTTGTTTTGAGCACCAAGGCTGGAAAGGAAGCATGGGTAGAGCCGATTGTCGATAAGCAAGCAAAGACAATTTGCTACTCAATGCACAGCGGCGGAACTGCCAGTCAGATCGCCCTTGCAAAGGAAGGGACGAAGGCGGGCAGAGGCGCAAACTTTCGGTGCGTTATCTCTAATACCGCAATACCTACTGAGTATATCAAGAATTGTGGGATGTCAGGGAAGATGGGAAGAGCCCTTATGGGCGTGGTCGTTGAAAGAAAAGGTGGAATGATTTTCGTCGCGCCTGATGAAATTCAAGAGAAGGTAGCTCGGAGTGCGGAGCCAGACTGGCGTCCAGATGTCCAACTGCCCAACGACCCCAGAAACTTCTGGACGGTAGATTACGGTATTGCCAATTTTGGAGACCTATTCACTACGAGGCAGCTCGTTGCTCTTAATTGTTTTGCAGGCCTGGTTTCTGCCGTGGTCGACAAGGCGACGCAAGACGCCTCAAAGGCCGGCATGGCCGTGGATAATTTAGGTTTGGCCTCGAATGGTGGTGCAGCAAGAGCTTATGGCGAAGCGGTAGGATTCTACCTCGGTTTGGCGATTGGACGGTCGGCGAACTACTGGTCATCGCAGACCCCCTGGGGAGGAGGTTTTATTGTTCAAACATTCGGGCGACAGTCGCTTCCTATGGTGTGGGACTACGCTGAGGCGAATGTGTTTTCATCGTCAACGGGGGTCGCGTCCGTCAAGGTGGTGTAA